The proteins below are encoded in one region of Eulemur rufifrons isolate Redbay chromosome 2, OSU_ERuf_1, whole genome shotgun sequence:
- the TINF2 gene encoding TERF1-interacting nuclear factor 2 isoform X5: MAAPPGAGPATLRFAAAAAWQVVRGRYVEHFPQVLEFLQSLRAAAPGLVRYRHHERVCMGLKAKVVVEMILQGQPWAQVLNALNHHFPESGPVVRDPKATKQDLRKILEAQETFCQQVKELSEAPVDLASKLLQELEQEYGELFLAAMEKLFFEYLCQLEKALPTPQTEQLQDVLSWMQPGVSITSSLAMSQYGVDMGWPLPGASFSFPECSVTDSVNLTEPMEQAAPQQPRLALHSPLPKAKPGPYLPQGPASKKHPEPLAGHHFNLAPLGQRRVQSQWAPARGGHKERPTVMLFPFRNLGSPTQVISKPENREHGMHTADPADAVCTRAASAGKSKNPCQTLEGRALKENLVDLSASEQKENCLDCSMDSLRLSLSPPRPRKPVYSPPLCSSVITIGDLVLDSDEEENGQRDGKDPPSMP, from the exons ATGGCCGCCCCCCCGGGGGCCGGTCCTGCAACTCTGCGCTTCGCAGCCGCAGCCGCCTGGCAAGTCGTGCGCGGACGCTACGTGGAGCATTTCCCGCAAGTACTGGAGTTTCTGCAATCCTTGCGCGCTGCCGCCCCTGGCTTGGTTCGCTACCGGCACCATGAACGCGTGTGCATGGGCCTAAAGGCCAAG GTGGTGGTGGAGATGATCCTGCAGGGGCAGCCTTGGGCCCAAGTCCTAAATGCTCTGAATCACCACTTCCCAGAATCTGGACCTGTGGTACGGGACCCCAAAGCT ACAAAGCAAGATCTGAGGAAGATTTTGGAGGCACAGGAAACTTTTTGTCAGCAGGTGAAGGAGTTGTCGGAGGCTCCTGTGGATTTGGCTTCAAAGCTACTACAG GAACTTGAACAAGAATATGGAGAACTCTTTCTGGCTGCTATGGAAAAGCTgttttttgaatatttgtgtcAGCTGGAAAAAGCACTGCCTACACCGCAGACAGAGCAG CTTCAAGATGTGCTGAGTTGGATGCAGCCTGGAGTTTCTATCACCTCTTCTCTTGCCATGAGCCAGTATGGTGTGGACATGGGGTGGCCACTTCCAG GGgcctcattttcttttccagagTGTTCTGTTACCGATTCAGTGAACCTCACAGAGCCCATGGAACAGGCTGCTCCTCAGCAACCAAGACTAGCACTTCACAGTCCTCTGCCAAAAGCCAAGCCTGGCCCATACCTTCCTCAGGGACCAGCTTCAAAGAAGCACCCAGAACCTTTAGCTGGTCACCACTTCAACCTGGCCCCTCTAGGCCAGCGAAGAGTCCAGTCCCAGTGGGCACCTGCTAGGGGAGGCCATAAGGAGCGCCCCACGGTCATGCTGTTCCCCTTTAGGAATCTGGGCTCACCAACCCAGGTCATATCTAAGCCTGAAAACAGAGAACATGGGATGCACACAGCAGATCCAGCAGATGCTGTGTGCACAAGAGCAGCCTCCGCGGGGAAGTCTAAGAATCCATGCCAGACTCTGGAGGGAAGGGCTCTGAAGGAGAACCTAGTTGACTTGTCTGCCTCAGAACAGAAAGA GAATTGCCTGGATTGCTCCATGGACTCCCTGAGACTATCATTATCACCTCCTAGGCCCAGGAAGCCAG tGTATTCTCCACCTCTGTGCAGCTCCGTCATTACCATAGGGGACTTGGTTTTAGACTCTGATGAGGAAGAAAATGGCCAGAGGGATGGAAAG GATCCTCCTTCCATGCCCTAA
- the TINF2 gene encoding TERF1-interacting nuclear factor 2 isoform X4 encodes MAAPPGAGPATLRFAAAAAWQVVRGRYVEHFPQVLEFLQSLRAAAPGLVRYRHHERVCMGLKAKVVVEMILQGQPWAQVLNALNHHFPESGPVVRDPKATKQDLRKILEAQETFCQQVKELSEAPVDLASKLLQELEQEYGELFLAAMEKLFFEYLCQLEKALPTPQTEQLQDVLSWMQPGVSITSSLAMSQYGVDMGWPLPECSVTDSVNLTEPMEQAAPQQPRLALHSPLPKAKPGPYLPQGPASKKHPEPLAGHHFNLAPLGQRRVQSQWAPARGGHKERPTVMLFPFRNLGSPTQVISKPENREHGMHTADPADAVCTRAASAGKSKNPCQTLEGRALKENLVDLSASEQKENCLDCSMDSLRLSLSPPRPRKPVYSPPLCSSVITIGDLVLDSDEEENGQRDGKETLENYQKTKFDTLIPTFYEYLPPSGPSAMPGSSHDYIDSSRPL; translated from the exons ATGGCCGCCCCCCCGGGGGCCGGTCCTGCAACTCTGCGCTTCGCAGCCGCAGCCGCCTGGCAAGTCGTGCGCGGACGCTACGTGGAGCATTTCCCGCAAGTACTGGAGTTTCTGCAATCCTTGCGCGCTGCCGCCCCTGGCTTGGTTCGCTACCGGCACCATGAACGCGTGTGCATGGGCCTAAAGGCCAAG GTGGTGGTGGAGATGATCCTGCAGGGGCAGCCTTGGGCCCAAGTCCTAAATGCTCTGAATCACCACTTCCCAGAATCTGGACCTGTGGTACGGGACCCCAAAGCT ACAAAGCAAGATCTGAGGAAGATTTTGGAGGCACAGGAAACTTTTTGTCAGCAGGTGAAGGAGTTGTCGGAGGCTCCTGTGGATTTGGCTTCAAAGCTACTACAG GAACTTGAACAAGAATATGGAGAACTCTTTCTGGCTGCTATGGAAAAGCTgttttttgaatatttgtgtcAGCTGGAAAAAGCACTGCCTACACCGCAGACAGAGCAG CTTCAAGATGTGCTGAGTTGGATGCAGCCTGGAGTTTCTATCACCTCTTCTCTTGCCATGAGCCAGTATGGTGTGGACATGGGGTGGCCACTTCCAG agTGTTCTGTTACCGATTCAGTGAACCTCACAGAGCCCATGGAACAGGCTGCTCCTCAGCAACCAAGACTAGCACTTCACAGTCCTCTGCCAAAAGCCAAGCCTGGCCCATACCTTCCTCAGGGACCAGCTTCAAAGAAGCACCCAGAACCTTTAGCTGGTCACCACTTCAACCTGGCCCCTCTAGGCCAGCGAAGAGTCCAGTCCCAGTGGGCACCTGCTAGGGGAGGCCATAAGGAGCGCCCCACGGTCATGCTGTTCCCCTTTAGGAATCTGGGCTCACCAACCCAGGTCATATCTAAGCCTGAAAACAGAGAACATGGGATGCACACAGCAGATCCAGCAGATGCTGTGTGCACAAGAGCAGCCTCCGCGGGGAAGTCTAAGAATCCATGCCAGACTCTGGAGGGAAGGGCTCTGAAGGAGAACCTAGTTGACTTGTCTGCCTCAGAACAGAAAGA GAATTGCCTGGATTGCTCCATGGACTCCCTGAGACTATCATTATCACCTCCTAGGCCCAGGAAGCCAG tGTATTCTCCACCTCTGTGCAGCTCCGTCATTACCATAGGGGACTTGGTTTTAGACTCTGATGAGGAAGAAAATGGCCAGAGGGATGGAAAG GAGACTCTGGAAAACTATCAGAAGACAAAGTTTGACACCCTGATCCCCACCTTCTATGAATACCTTCCCCCTTCTGGCCCCAGTGCCATGCCTGGCTCTTCCCATGACTATATAGACAGCTCTAGACCCCTATGA
- the TINF2 gene encoding TERF1-interacting nuclear factor 2 isoform X2 gives MAAPPGAGPATLRFAAAAAWQVVRGRYVEHFPQVLEFLQSLRAAAPGLVRYRHHERVCMGLKAKVVVEMILQGQPWAQVLNALNHHFPESGPVVRDPKATKQDLRKILEAQETFCQQVKELSEAPVDLASKLLQELEQEYGELFLAAMEKLFFEYLCQLEKALPTPQTEQLQDVLSWMQPGVSITSSLAMSQYGVDMGWPLPGASFSFPECSVTDSVNLTEPMEQAAPQQPRLALHSPLPKAKPGPYLPQGPASKKHPEPLAGHHFNLAPLGQRRVQSQWAPARGGHKERPTVMLFPFRNLGSPTQVISKPENREHGMHTADPADAVCTRAASAGKSKNPCQTLEGRALKENLVDLSASEQKENCLDCSMDSLRLSLSPPRPRKPVYSPPLCSSVITIGDLVLDSDEEENGQRDGKETLENYQKTKFDTLIPTFYEYLPPSGPSAMPGSSHDYIDSSRPL, from the exons ATGGCCGCCCCCCCGGGGGCCGGTCCTGCAACTCTGCGCTTCGCAGCCGCAGCCGCCTGGCAAGTCGTGCGCGGACGCTACGTGGAGCATTTCCCGCAAGTACTGGAGTTTCTGCAATCCTTGCGCGCTGCCGCCCCTGGCTTGGTTCGCTACCGGCACCATGAACGCGTGTGCATGGGCCTAAAGGCCAAG GTGGTGGTGGAGATGATCCTGCAGGGGCAGCCTTGGGCCCAAGTCCTAAATGCTCTGAATCACCACTTCCCAGAATCTGGACCTGTGGTACGGGACCCCAAAGCT ACAAAGCAAGATCTGAGGAAGATTTTGGAGGCACAGGAAACTTTTTGTCAGCAGGTGAAGGAGTTGTCGGAGGCTCCTGTGGATTTGGCTTCAAAGCTACTACAG GAACTTGAACAAGAATATGGAGAACTCTTTCTGGCTGCTATGGAAAAGCTgttttttgaatatttgtgtcAGCTGGAAAAAGCACTGCCTACACCGCAGACAGAGCAG CTTCAAGATGTGCTGAGTTGGATGCAGCCTGGAGTTTCTATCACCTCTTCTCTTGCCATGAGCCAGTATGGTGTGGACATGGGGTGGCCACTTCCAG GGgcctcattttcttttccagagTGTTCTGTTACCGATTCAGTGAACCTCACAGAGCCCATGGAACAGGCTGCTCCTCAGCAACCAAGACTAGCACTTCACAGTCCTCTGCCAAAAGCCAAGCCTGGCCCATACCTTCCTCAGGGACCAGCTTCAAAGAAGCACCCAGAACCTTTAGCTGGTCACCACTTCAACCTGGCCCCTCTAGGCCAGCGAAGAGTCCAGTCCCAGTGGGCACCTGCTAGGGGAGGCCATAAGGAGCGCCCCACGGTCATGCTGTTCCCCTTTAGGAATCTGGGCTCACCAACCCAGGTCATATCTAAGCCTGAAAACAGAGAACATGGGATGCACACAGCAGATCCAGCAGATGCTGTGTGCACAAGAGCAGCCTCCGCGGGGAAGTCTAAGAATCCATGCCAGACTCTGGAGGGAAGGGCTCTGAAGGAGAACCTAGTTGACTTGTCTGCCTCAGAACAGAAAGA GAATTGCCTGGATTGCTCCATGGACTCCCTGAGACTATCATTATCACCTCCTAGGCCCAGGAAGCCAG tGTATTCTCCACCTCTGTGCAGCTCCGTCATTACCATAGGGGACTTGGTTTTAGACTCTGATGAGGAAGAAAATGGCCAGAGGGATGGAAAG GAGACTCTGGAAAACTATCAGAAGACAAAGTTTGACACCCTGATCCCCACCTTCTATGAATACCTTCCCCCTTCTGGCCCCAGTGCCATGCCTGGCTCTTCCCATGACTATATAGACAGCTCTAGACCCCTATGA
- the TINF2 gene encoding TERF1-interacting nuclear factor 2 isoform X6, protein MAAPPGAGPATLRFAAAAAWQVVRGRYVEHFPQVLEFLQSLRAAAPGLVRYRHHERVCMGLKAKTKQDLRKILEAQETFCQQVKELSEAPVDLASKLLQELEQEYGELFLAAMEKLFFEYLCQLEKALPTPQTEQLQDVLSWMQPGVSITSSLAMSQYGVDMGWPLPECSVTDSVNLTEPMEQAAPQQPRLALHSPLPKAKPGPYLPQGPASKKHPEPLAGHHFNLAPLGQRRVQSQWAPARGGHKERPTVMLFPFRNLGSPTQVISKPENREHGMHTADPADAVCTRAASAGKSKNPCQTLEGRALKENLVDLSASEQKENCLDCSMDSLRLSLSPPRPRKPVYSPPLCSSVITIGDLVLDSDEEENGQRDGKETLENYQKTKFDTLIPTFYEYLPPSGPSAMPGSSHDYIDSSRPL, encoded by the exons ATGGCCGCCCCCCCGGGGGCCGGTCCTGCAACTCTGCGCTTCGCAGCCGCAGCCGCCTGGCAAGTCGTGCGCGGACGCTACGTGGAGCATTTCCCGCAAGTACTGGAGTTTCTGCAATCCTTGCGCGCTGCCGCCCCTGGCTTGGTTCGCTACCGGCACCATGAACGCGTGTGCATGGGCCTAAAGGCCAAG ACAAAGCAAGATCTGAGGAAGATTTTGGAGGCACAGGAAACTTTTTGTCAGCAGGTGAAGGAGTTGTCGGAGGCTCCTGTGGATTTGGCTTCAAAGCTACTACAG GAACTTGAACAAGAATATGGAGAACTCTTTCTGGCTGCTATGGAAAAGCTgttttttgaatatttgtgtcAGCTGGAAAAAGCACTGCCTACACCGCAGACAGAGCAG CTTCAAGATGTGCTGAGTTGGATGCAGCCTGGAGTTTCTATCACCTCTTCTCTTGCCATGAGCCAGTATGGTGTGGACATGGGGTGGCCACTTCCAG agTGTTCTGTTACCGATTCAGTGAACCTCACAGAGCCCATGGAACAGGCTGCTCCTCAGCAACCAAGACTAGCACTTCACAGTCCTCTGCCAAAAGCCAAGCCTGGCCCATACCTTCCTCAGGGACCAGCTTCAAAGAAGCACCCAGAACCTTTAGCTGGTCACCACTTCAACCTGGCCCCTCTAGGCCAGCGAAGAGTCCAGTCCCAGTGGGCACCTGCTAGGGGAGGCCATAAGGAGCGCCCCACGGTCATGCTGTTCCCCTTTAGGAATCTGGGCTCACCAACCCAGGTCATATCTAAGCCTGAAAACAGAGAACATGGGATGCACACAGCAGATCCAGCAGATGCTGTGTGCACAAGAGCAGCCTCCGCGGGGAAGTCTAAGAATCCATGCCAGACTCTGGAGGGAAGGGCTCTGAAGGAGAACCTAGTTGACTTGTCTGCCTCAGAACAGAAAGA GAATTGCCTGGATTGCTCCATGGACTCCCTGAGACTATCATTATCACCTCCTAGGCCCAGGAAGCCAG tGTATTCTCCACCTCTGTGCAGCTCCGTCATTACCATAGGGGACTTGGTTTTAGACTCTGATGAGGAAGAAAATGGCCAGAGGGATGGAAAG GAGACTCTGGAAAACTATCAGAAGACAAAGTTTGACACCCTGATCCCCACCTTCTATGAATACCTTCCCCCTTCTGGCCCCAGTGCCATGCCTGGCTCTTCCCATGACTATATAGACAGCTCTAGACCCCTATGA
- the TINF2 gene encoding TERF1-interacting nuclear factor 2 isoform X3 — translation MAAPPGAGPATLRFAAAAAWQVVRGRYVEHFPQVLEFLQSLRAAAPGLVRYRHHERVCMGLKAKVVVEMILQGQPWAQVLNALNHHFPESGPVVRDPKATKQDLRKILEAQETFCQQVKELSEAPVDLASKLLQELEQEYGELFLAAMEKLFFEYLCQLEKALPTPQTEQLQDVLSWMQPGVSITSSLAMSQYGVDMGWPLPECSVTDSVNLTEPMEQAAPQQPRLALHSPLPKAKPGPYLPQGPASKKHPEPLAGHHFNLAPLGQRRVQSQWAPARGGHKERPTVMLFPFRNLGSPTQVISKPENREHGMHTADPADAVCTRAASAGKSKNPCQTLEGRALKENLVDLSASEQKENCLDCSMDSLRLSLSPPRPRKPVYSPPLCSSVITIGDLVLDSDEEENGQRDGKVSRKEQKVGEGDGQKKTEKSGWARWLTPVILALWEAEAGGSLEVRRLRPA, via the exons ATGGCCGCCCCCCCGGGGGCCGGTCCTGCAACTCTGCGCTTCGCAGCCGCAGCCGCCTGGCAAGTCGTGCGCGGACGCTACGTGGAGCATTTCCCGCAAGTACTGGAGTTTCTGCAATCCTTGCGCGCTGCCGCCCCTGGCTTGGTTCGCTACCGGCACCATGAACGCGTGTGCATGGGCCTAAAGGCCAAG GTGGTGGTGGAGATGATCCTGCAGGGGCAGCCTTGGGCCCAAGTCCTAAATGCTCTGAATCACCACTTCCCAGAATCTGGACCTGTGGTACGGGACCCCAAAGCT ACAAAGCAAGATCTGAGGAAGATTTTGGAGGCACAGGAAACTTTTTGTCAGCAGGTGAAGGAGTTGTCGGAGGCTCCTGTGGATTTGGCTTCAAAGCTACTACAG GAACTTGAACAAGAATATGGAGAACTCTTTCTGGCTGCTATGGAAAAGCTgttttttgaatatttgtgtcAGCTGGAAAAAGCACTGCCTACACCGCAGACAGAGCAG CTTCAAGATGTGCTGAGTTGGATGCAGCCTGGAGTTTCTATCACCTCTTCTCTTGCCATGAGCCAGTATGGTGTGGACATGGGGTGGCCACTTCCAG agTGTTCTGTTACCGATTCAGTGAACCTCACAGAGCCCATGGAACAGGCTGCTCCTCAGCAACCAAGACTAGCACTTCACAGTCCTCTGCCAAAAGCCAAGCCTGGCCCATACCTTCCTCAGGGACCAGCTTCAAAGAAGCACCCAGAACCTTTAGCTGGTCACCACTTCAACCTGGCCCCTCTAGGCCAGCGAAGAGTCCAGTCCCAGTGGGCACCTGCTAGGGGAGGCCATAAGGAGCGCCCCACGGTCATGCTGTTCCCCTTTAGGAATCTGGGCTCACCAACCCAGGTCATATCTAAGCCTGAAAACAGAGAACATGGGATGCACACAGCAGATCCAGCAGATGCTGTGTGCACAAGAGCAGCCTCCGCGGGGAAGTCTAAGAATCCATGCCAGACTCTGGAGGGAAGGGCTCTGAAGGAGAACCTAGTTGACTTGTCTGCCTCAGAACAGAAAGA GAATTGCCTGGATTGCTCCATGGACTCCCTGAGACTATCATTATCACCTCCTAGGCCCAGGAAGCCAG tGTATTCTCCACCTCTGTGCAGCTCCGTCATTACCATAGGGGACTTGGTTTTAGACTCTGATGAGGAAGAAAATGGCCAGAGGGATGGAAAGGTGAGTAGGAAGGAGCAGAAAGttggggaaggggatgggcagaaaaagactgagaaatccggctgggcgaggtggctcacgcctgtaatcctagcactctgggaggccgaggcgggaggatcgctcgaggtcaggcgtttaagaccagcctga
- the TINF2 gene encoding TERF1-interacting nuclear factor 2 isoform X1 yields the protein MAAPPGAGPATLRFAAAAAWQVVRGRYVEHFPQVLEFLQSLRAAAPGLVRYRHHERVCMGLKAKVVVEMILQGQPWAQVLNALNHHFPESGPVVRDPKATKQDLRKILEAQETFCQQVKELSEAPVDLASKLLQELEQEYGELFLAAMEKLFFEYLCQLEKALPTPQTEQLQDVLSWMQPGVSITSSLAMSQYGVDMGWPLPGASFSFPECSVTDSVNLTEPMEQAAPQQPRLALHSPLPKAKPGPYLPQGPASKKHPEPLAGHHFNLAPLGQRRVQSQWAPARGGHKERPTVMLFPFRNLGSPTQVISKPENREHGMHTADPADAVCTRAASAGKSKNPCQTLEGRALKENLVDLSASEQKENCLDCSMDSLRLSLSPPRPRKPVYSPPLCSSVITIGDLVLDSDEEENGQRDGKVSRKEQKVGEGDGQKKTEKSGWARWLTPVILALWEAEAGGSLEVRRLRPA from the exons ATGGCCGCCCCCCCGGGGGCCGGTCCTGCAACTCTGCGCTTCGCAGCCGCAGCCGCCTGGCAAGTCGTGCGCGGACGCTACGTGGAGCATTTCCCGCAAGTACTGGAGTTTCTGCAATCCTTGCGCGCTGCCGCCCCTGGCTTGGTTCGCTACCGGCACCATGAACGCGTGTGCATGGGCCTAAAGGCCAAG GTGGTGGTGGAGATGATCCTGCAGGGGCAGCCTTGGGCCCAAGTCCTAAATGCTCTGAATCACCACTTCCCAGAATCTGGACCTGTGGTACGGGACCCCAAAGCT ACAAAGCAAGATCTGAGGAAGATTTTGGAGGCACAGGAAACTTTTTGTCAGCAGGTGAAGGAGTTGTCGGAGGCTCCTGTGGATTTGGCTTCAAAGCTACTACAG GAACTTGAACAAGAATATGGAGAACTCTTTCTGGCTGCTATGGAAAAGCTgttttttgaatatttgtgtcAGCTGGAAAAAGCACTGCCTACACCGCAGACAGAGCAG CTTCAAGATGTGCTGAGTTGGATGCAGCCTGGAGTTTCTATCACCTCTTCTCTTGCCATGAGCCAGTATGGTGTGGACATGGGGTGGCCACTTCCAG GGgcctcattttcttttccagagTGTTCTGTTACCGATTCAGTGAACCTCACAGAGCCCATGGAACAGGCTGCTCCTCAGCAACCAAGACTAGCACTTCACAGTCCTCTGCCAAAAGCCAAGCCTGGCCCATACCTTCCTCAGGGACCAGCTTCAAAGAAGCACCCAGAACCTTTAGCTGGTCACCACTTCAACCTGGCCCCTCTAGGCCAGCGAAGAGTCCAGTCCCAGTGGGCACCTGCTAGGGGAGGCCATAAGGAGCGCCCCACGGTCATGCTGTTCCCCTTTAGGAATCTGGGCTCACCAACCCAGGTCATATCTAAGCCTGAAAACAGAGAACATGGGATGCACACAGCAGATCCAGCAGATGCTGTGTGCACAAGAGCAGCCTCCGCGGGGAAGTCTAAGAATCCATGCCAGACTCTGGAGGGAAGGGCTCTGAAGGAGAACCTAGTTGACTTGTCTGCCTCAGAACAGAAAGA GAATTGCCTGGATTGCTCCATGGACTCCCTGAGACTATCATTATCACCTCCTAGGCCCAGGAAGCCAG tGTATTCTCCACCTCTGTGCAGCTCCGTCATTACCATAGGGGACTTGGTTTTAGACTCTGATGAGGAAGAAAATGGCCAGAGGGATGGAAAGGTGAGTAGGAAGGAGCAGAAAGttggggaaggggatgggcagaaaaagactgagaaatccggctgggcgaggtggctcacgcctgtaatcctagcactctgggaggccgaggcgggaggatcgctcgaggtcaggcgtttaagaccagcctga